Proteins from a single region of Candidatus Rubrimentiphilum sp.:
- a CDS encoding YggT family protein, with the protein MSGLSCWLFVVLDKVFWLYMIIMLVYAVLSWVPDLRGAWSRWVDMLVEPVLDPVRRLIPPTAGIDWSFMIVFFILLLVDRALIRPNLFACY; encoded by the coding sequence ATGAGTGGCCTGTCGTGTTGGCTCTTTGTTGTGCTCGACAAAGTGTTCTGGCTGTACATGATTATCATGCTGGTGTACGCCGTGCTGTCGTGGGTGCCGGACTTGCGCGGCGCGTGGAGCCGCTGGGTGGACATGCTCGTCGAGCCCGTGCTGGATCCGGTGCGGCGGCTCATCCCGCCGACCGCCGGGATCGATTGGTCATTCATGATCGTCTTTTTCATTTTACTGTTGGTCGATAGAGCGCTGATCCGGCCCAACTTGTTTGCCTGCTATTGA
- the lepA gene encoding translation elongation factor 4 — MSAHRSEVAENVRNFCIIAHIDHGKTTLSDRLLEMTQTIELRDMEEQALDAMDLERERGITIRMHPVTLGYPAQDGKTYQLNLIDTPGHVDFSYEVSRSLAACEGAILIIDAAQGIEAQTLANYHLALEHDLTIIPVINKIDLPAADPERVMSEVEELLIMEKSECILASAKNGIGIGEILEAIVKRIPPPKGHRDHLRGLVFNAQFDPYRGVVSYVRVVDGELHAGTRFMSMAHQRVFECTEVGVFAPQMRPTQKLDMGSVGYVIGNVKSLGEIDVGDTITGASNPAHVPLVGYRKAVPMVYCGLYPNEGAEYSSLRDALEKLKLNDAAFTYEPETSIALGFGFRCGFLGLLHMEIVQERLERDYALDLIATSPSVVFRVTRTDGTVEMIDNPSKLPVMNEIASIEEPYVKATIITPPDYVGAIMEITQARRGELGNMEYLHDGRVILTYEMPLIEVIIDYFDQLKSRTKGYASLDYDVIGYREGDLVKLEIMLSGEVVDALSFIISRERAAARGRALAEKLKELIPRQMFEVPIQAAIGGKIVARETVTAMRKNVLAKCYGGDITRKRKLLEKQKAGKERMKRVGRVDLPQEAFMAVLRLGSE; from the coding sequence TTGAGCGCTCATCGTAGCGAAGTTGCCGAGAACGTCCGCAACTTTTGCATCATCGCCCACATAGACCACGGAAAAACGACGCTCTCGGACCGGCTGCTCGAGATGACGCAGACGATCGAGCTGCGCGACATGGAAGAACAGGCGCTGGACGCGATGGACCTGGAGCGGGAGCGCGGCATCACCATCCGCATGCACCCCGTGACCCTCGGTTATCCGGCACAAGACGGCAAGACATACCAGCTGAATTTGATCGACACGCCCGGACACGTCGATTTCTCGTATGAGGTATCGCGCTCGCTGGCTGCGTGCGAGGGTGCGATCCTCATCATCGACGCCGCGCAAGGCATCGAAGCGCAGACGCTGGCCAACTACCACTTGGCGCTCGAGCACGATCTGACGATCATTCCGGTCATTAACAAGATCGATCTGCCGGCGGCCGACCCAGAACGAGTGATGAGCGAGGTCGAGGAGCTGCTCATCATGGAGAAGAGCGAGTGCATTCTCGCCAGCGCCAAAAACGGAATCGGCATCGGCGAGATCCTTGAGGCGATCGTCAAACGTATTCCGCCGCCGAAGGGGCACCGCGATCACCTGCGCGGCTTGGTGTTCAATGCACAATTCGATCCATATCGCGGCGTCGTTTCGTACGTGCGCGTGGTGGATGGCGAGCTGCACGCCGGGACGCGCTTCATGTCCATGGCGCACCAGCGCGTCTTCGAATGTACCGAGGTGGGTGTCTTCGCGCCACAGATGCGTCCGACGCAAAAGTTGGATATGGGCAGCGTGGGCTACGTGATCGGCAACGTCAAGTCGCTCGGCGAAATCGACGTGGGCGATACGATCACCGGCGCGAGCAATCCGGCGCACGTGCCGCTGGTCGGTTATCGCAAGGCTGTTCCGATGGTGTATTGCGGATTGTATCCGAACGAGGGCGCCGAGTATTCGTCATTGCGCGACGCATTGGAAAAACTCAAACTTAACGATGCCGCGTTTACCTACGAGCCGGAGACGTCGATCGCCCTGGGCTTTGGTTTCCGGTGCGGCTTCTTGGGACTACTGCACATGGAGATCGTGCAGGAGCGCCTGGAGCGCGACTACGCGCTCGATTTGATTGCGACGTCCCCGTCGGTCGTTTTTCGCGTGACGCGAACGGACGGCACCGTGGAGATGATCGATAACCCGAGCAAATTGCCGGTGATGAACGAGATCGCTTCGATCGAGGAGCCATACGTCAAGGCGACGATTATCACGCCGCCCGACTATGTAGGCGCGATTATGGAGATCACACAAGCGCGGCGCGGCGAGCTGGGCAATATGGAGTACCTACACGACGGGCGAGTGATCCTTACGTATGAAATGCCGCTGATCGAAGTCATCATCGACTACTTCGATCAGTTGAAGTCGCGTACCAAGGGTTACGCCTCGCTCGACTACGACGTCATCGGGTACCGCGAAGGCGATCTGGTGAAATTGGAGATCATGCTGAGCGGCGAGGTGGTCGACGCGCTTTCATTTATTATCTCACGAGAGCGAGCCGCCGCGCGTGGCCGGGCATTGGCGGAAAAACTGAAGGAACTTATACCTCGGCAGATGTTCGAGGTGCCGATCCAGGCGGCGATCGGCGGAAAGATTGTCGCTCGCGAAACGGTGACGGCTATGCGCAAGAACGTACTAGCGAAGTGCTACGGCGGCGACATAACGCGCAAACGGAAGCTGCTGGAGAAGCAGAAGGCCGGCAAAGAGCGCATGAAACGCGTCGGCAGGGTGGACTTGCCGCAAGAAGCCTTCATGGCGGTACTGCGCTTAGGCAGCGAATAA
- the rdgB gene encoding RdgB/HAM1 family non-canonical purine NTP pyrophosphatase translates to MKTFVASKNLGKIGELRQILASSEIDLDTYPLYAEPAEGETSYAENAALKARQLHKQLGDAGIQGAVLADDSGLEVAALDGRPGVLSARYLSADATWAARREGVLEELTGVPPDKRTAKFCCAMMLLLDDGTELTGYGEVRGVIADAERGKFGFGYDPIFLYPPTGKTFAELADNEKNRVSHRRRAADGLLMALRSRG, encoded by the coding sequence TTGAAGACGTTCGTCGCTTCGAAGAACCTCGGGAAGATCGGCGAGCTGCGCCAGATCTTAGCAAGCAGCGAGATCGATCTCGACACGTACCCGCTCTACGCCGAGCCGGCTGAGGGCGAGACAAGTTACGCAGAAAACGCTGCGCTCAAAGCGCGGCAGCTGCACAAACAACTGGGCGATGCCGGGATTCAAGGCGCCGTCTTGGCGGACGATTCCGGCTTAGAGGTCGCGGCCTTGGATGGGCGTCCGGGAGTGCTGTCCGCTCGTTATTTGAGCGCCGACGCGACGTGGGCGGCGCGGCGTGAAGGTGTGCTGGAAGAGTTGACGGGCGTGCCACCGGATAAACGCACCGCAAAATTCTGCTGCGCCATGATGCTGCTGCTGGACGACGGCACGGAACTGACCGGTTACGGCGAGGTGAGAGGTGTCATCGCCGATGCCGAGCGCGGTAAGTTCGGCTTCGGCTACGATCCGATTTTTCTGTATCCTCCGACCGGTAAGACGTTTGCCGAACTGGCGGATAACGAGAAGAACCGCGTCAGTCACCGCCGGCGCGCCGCGGATGGCTTATTAATGGCGCTGCGCTCCCGTGGCTGA
- a CDS encoding M23 family metallopeptidase: MVHRFEVTRKHIVSGSIALAIAVFVVLSAAGFQVFRVHAQQAALQTQHDQLQTLDKKASAIRSQLQQVQRENQQIQQLIGVGTKPRPHTGGVQKTSWIPDGEKSGVVQLARHVDELAQASKETTLQAQALRRLTLHVLNIHHLQELARARLLAGIPSIDPVDGAQIVGCFCYRSAPSVEFHPGVDLNANYGDSVHATAAGTIASAGWDGGFGMKIDIDHGNGYHTWYAHLSRIDVSPGEYVHKGEFIGLVGDTGFSTGPHLHYQVMLNGTPIDPAPYLNGVPPKVLASLP; encoded by the coding sequence GTGGTTCATCGTTTCGAGGTGACGAGAAAGCACATCGTCAGCGGCTCGATCGCACTAGCGATCGCCGTGTTTGTCGTGCTCAGCGCCGCCGGCTTCCAGGTCTTCCGCGTTCACGCGCAGCAGGCGGCCCTACAGACGCAGCACGATCAGCTCCAAACGCTCGACAAAAAGGCCAGCGCGATCCGCTCGCAACTCCAGCAAGTGCAGCGCGAGAACCAGCAGATTCAGCAGCTGATCGGTGTTGGAACAAAACCACGTCCGCATACCGGCGGCGTTCAAAAGACATCTTGGATCCCGGACGGTGAGAAGAGCGGCGTCGTCCAGCTGGCCCGCCACGTCGACGAACTCGCACAAGCTTCTAAGGAAACGACGCTGCAGGCGCAGGCCCTACGGCGGCTGACCTTGCACGTGCTGAACATTCATCATCTGCAAGAACTTGCACGCGCGCGGCTGCTGGCCGGCATTCCATCGATCGATCCGGTCGACGGCGCGCAAATCGTCGGCTGTTTCTGCTACCGCTCGGCGCCGAGCGTGGAGTTTCATCCCGGCGTGGATTTGAATGCGAACTACGGCGACTCGGTGCATGCGACGGCGGCGGGCACGATAGCAAGCGCCGGTTGGGACGGCGGCTTCGGCATGAAGATCGATATCGACCACGGCAACGGCTATCACACCTGGTACGCGCATCTTTCGCGCATTGACGTTTCCCCGGGCGAGTACGTCCACAAGGGCGAGTTTATCGGGTTGGTCGGTGATACGGGCTTTTCAACCGGCCCGCACCTGCACTACCAAGTCATGCTCAACGGTACGCCCATCGATCCGGCGCCCTACCTCAACGGCGTTCCGCCAAAAGTTTTAGCCTCTCTGCCCTAG